A DNA window from Melanotaenia boesemani isolate fMelBoe1 chromosome 6, fMelBoe1.pri, whole genome shotgun sequence contains the following coding sequences:
- the LOC121642465 gene encoding E3 ubiquitin/ISG15 ligase TRIM25-like — MATSSSFLSEDQFQCSICLEVLSEPVSTPCGHNFCKACLTRHWADKELYQCPLCNEKFNKGLKLATNTGFREVVENFKKHHVIADSTSLTEPGQVPCDYCPDFCFRAYKTCLVCLTSFCKSHLEPHQRVAALKRHKLTNPVHNLEDKICKQHNRIVEFFCRNDQTRVCVLCTEHSNHDTVHLEEEYVDRKAQIRKKKADVQENKQKQGKAKMVVQKKKNDKGGAKASSVASQQMLHHHFLFDPCEDRHHVCDHSCISAFTPNHILIVSVNERDFLLFSFHPFENVSRKQRLRRGIQKISEHPYALYYVFFFIMILVSLLMSLFTRLEES; from the coding sequence ATGGCTACATCCAGCAGTTTCCTGTCTGAGGATCAGTTTCAGTGCTCCATTTGTCTGGAGGTTTTATCCGAACCTGTTTCTACACCATGTGGGCACAACTTCTGCAAAGCGTGTCTCACCAGGCACTGGGCAGACAAAGAGCTGTATCAGTGTCCACTCTGTAATGAGAAGTTCAACAAAGGGCTCAAACTTGCCACCAACACTGGATTCAGAGAGGTTGTGGAGAATTTCAAAAAACATCATGTGATAGCTGACAGCACAAGTTTAACAGAACCAGGACAGGTACCGTGTGACTATTGCCCTGACTTTTGTTTCAGAGCCTACAAAACCTGCCTGGTGTGTTTGACTTCTTTTTGCAAAAGTCACCTAGAGCCTCATCAAAGAGTTGCCGCCTTAAAAAGACATAAACTGACAAATCCTGTGCACAACTTGGAGGACAAAATATGCAAGCAGCACAACCGCATTGTGGAGTTCTTCTGCAGGAATGACCAGACTCGTGTTTGTGTGCTGTGCACAGAACATAGCAATCATGATACAGTTCATTTGGAGGAAGAGTATGTAGACAGAAAGGCTcagataagaaagaaaaaagctgatgttcaggaaaataaacagaaacaaggaaaggcaaaaatggtagtacagaaaaagaagaacgaCAAAGGTGGAGCGAAAGCAAGCAGTGTGGCATCTCAACAAATGCTACATCATCACTTTCTTTTTGACCCCTGTGAAGACCGCCACCATGTCTGTGATCATTCCTGCATTTCTGCATTCACACCAAACCACATTCTCATTGTCAGCGTCAACGAGAGAGATTTCCTGCTTTTCAGCTTCCACCCGTTTGAGAATGTTAGTCGGAAACAGAGGCTAAGAAGAGGTATTCAGAAAATATCAGAACATCCATATGCTTTATactacgtttttttttttatcatgataCTCGTATCACTTTTGATGTCACTTTTTACCAGATTGGAGGAAAGTTAA
- the LOC121642463 gene encoding CCN family member 3-like isoform X1: MCFFYFNLYKRMMANCLDKALFAFFITAQVFTLAWSQMCPRRCLCPKEPPMCFPGVPLILDDCACCLVCAGQIGQICSEMNPCDTRKGLQCDYSADIHKRAGICTVNVGNVCVLDGSVYQNGQTFFPSCKYQCMCRDGQVVCVPRCNLDVMLPGPDCPMPRKIQVPGECCEKWVCEPQPEASALGGFAMAAFRQEETVSFDGWDPSLNCIEQTTEWGACSQTCGMGVSTRVTNKNDQCEMVKQSRLCMTRPCDEQQEQLTQLATKQRGSKCQRVVRSDKAIHLSYKNCTSVQAFRPRYCGSCTDGRCCTPHRTKTALVEFQCTNSKTTRRPVMVILTCVCHSHCPRDNAVWQPSELGYSSMRV, from the exons atgtgttttttttatttcaatctgTATAAAAGGATGATGGCTAATTGTTTAGATAAAGCCCTTTTTGCTTTCTTCATTACAGCACAG GTTTTCACACTAGCTTGGTCCCAGATGTGTCCCCGGAGATGCTTGTGCCCCAAGGAGCCCCCCATGTGCTTCCCTGGGGTGCCCCTGATTCTGGACGACTGTGCATGCTGCCTGGTTTGCGCCGGCCAAATAGGGCAGATTTGCTCTGAGATGAACCCATGTGACACACGCAAAGGTCTGCAGTGTGACTACTCAGCTGACATCCACAAGAGGGCCGGCATCTGTACCG TTAATgtgggaaatgtgtgtgttttggacgGTTCTGTCTATCAGAATGGCCAGACCTTCTTTCCAAGCTGTAAATACCAGTGCATGTGTCGTGATGGGCAGGTAGTCTGTGTGCCACGCTGCAACTTGGATGTCATGCTGCCTGGACCAGATTGTCCAATGCCACGTAAGATTCAGGTGCCTGGAGAGTGCTGCGAGAAGTGGGTGTGTGAGCCCCAGCCTGAAGCTAGTGCACTGGGAGGCTTTGCCATGGCTG CCTTTCGTCAGGAGGAAACGGTGAGCTTTGATGGTTGGGACCCCAGCTTGAACTGCATTGAGCAAACCACAGAGTGGGGGGCGTGTTCTCAGACATGCGGCATGGGGGTGTCCACCAGGGTCACCAATAAAAACGATCAGTGCGAGATGGTGAAGCAGAGTCGGCTGTGTATGACCAGACCCTGTGATGAGCAACAGGAACAACTGACACAGCTTGCGACAAAG CAGAGAGGCAGTAAATGCCAGAGGGTGGTGAGGAGTGACAAAGCCATTCACCTTTCCTATAAGAATTGCACCAGTGTCCAAGCCTTCAGGCCTCGCTACTGTGGCTCCTGCACAGATGGCCGATGTTGTACCCCTCACAGAACCAAAACTGCCCTGGTCGAGTTCCAGTGCACCAACAGTAAAACCACCAGGAGGCCGGTCATGGTGATCCTGACCTGTGTCTGCCACAGCCACTGCCCTCGAGACAATGCTGTGTGGCAGCCATCAGAGCTGGGATACAGCAGTATGAGAGTATAA
- the LOC121642463 gene encoding CCN family member 3-like isoform X2, with protein MCFFYFNLYKRMMANCLDKALFAFFITAQVFTLAWSQMCPRRCLCPKEPPMCFPGVPLILDDCACCLVCAGQIGQICSEMNPCDTRKGLQCDYSADIHKRAGICTVNVGNVCVLDGSVYQNGQTFFPSCKYQCMCRDGQVVCVPRCNLDVMLPGPDCPMPRKIQVPGECCEKWVCEPQPEASALGGFAMAAFRQEETVSFDGWDPSLNCIEQTTEWGACSQTCGMGVSTRVTNKNDQCEMVKQSRLCMTRPCDEQQEQLTQLATKRGSKCQRVVRSDKAIHLSYKNCTSVQAFRPRYCGSCTDGRCCTPHRTKTALVEFQCTNSKTTRRPVMVILTCVCHSHCPRDNAVWQPSELGYSSMRV; from the exons atgtgttttttttatttcaatctgTATAAAAGGATGATGGCTAATTGTTTAGATAAAGCCCTTTTTGCTTTCTTCATTACAGCACAG GTTTTCACACTAGCTTGGTCCCAGATGTGTCCCCGGAGATGCTTGTGCCCCAAGGAGCCCCCCATGTGCTTCCCTGGGGTGCCCCTGATTCTGGACGACTGTGCATGCTGCCTGGTTTGCGCCGGCCAAATAGGGCAGATTTGCTCTGAGATGAACCCATGTGACACACGCAAAGGTCTGCAGTGTGACTACTCAGCTGACATCCACAAGAGGGCCGGCATCTGTACCG TTAATgtgggaaatgtgtgtgttttggacgGTTCTGTCTATCAGAATGGCCAGACCTTCTTTCCAAGCTGTAAATACCAGTGCATGTGTCGTGATGGGCAGGTAGTCTGTGTGCCACGCTGCAACTTGGATGTCATGCTGCCTGGACCAGATTGTCCAATGCCACGTAAGATTCAGGTGCCTGGAGAGTGCTGCGAGAAGTGGGTGTGTGAGCCCCAGCCTGAAGCTAGTGCACTGGGAGGCTTTGCCATGGCTG CCTTTCGTCAGGAGGAAACGGTGAGCTTTGATGGTTGGGACCCCAGCTTGAACTGCATTGAGCAAACCACAGAGTGGGGGGCGTGTTCTCAGACATGCGGCATGGGGGTGTCCACCAGGGTCACCAATAAAAACGATCAGTGCGAGATGGTGAAGCAGAGTCGGCTGTGTATGACCAGACCCTGTGATGAGCAACAGGAACAACTGACACAGCTTGCGACAAAG AGAGGCAGTAAATGCCAGAGGGTGGTGAGGAGTGACAAAGCCATTCACCTTTCCTATAAGAATTGCACCAGTGTCCAAGCCTTCAGGCCTCGCTACTGTGGCTCCTGCACAGATGGCCGATGTTGTACCCCTCACAGAACCAAAACTGCCCTGGTCGAGTTCCAGTGCACCAACAGTAAAACCACCAGGAGGCCGGTCATGGTGATCCTGACCTGTGTCTGCCACAGCCACTGCCCTCGAGACAATGCTGTGTGGCAGCCATCAGAGCTGGGATACAGCAGTATGAGAGTATAA